GAAATCGCTAACGAGTCTGTTAATATTGATGCTTTAAGAGAAGAATTGATAAAAGGCTCTCAGGAAAAAGTTAATGTTGACCAGTATGGCGTTGAAGAAGTTTCTATCGAAAATGAAAGTGGCGGTTTTGTCTCAGAGGCTACCGAGGAATTGGCGGCAATGCAACCTCAAAAAGGAGCTGCGGCTCAGTCTGAAGACAACATATATGGCGGTGACGATATAGATTTTGAGGACTAGGAATATAGAGAACTACGGAATTGTACGTTTAATGATTGAGTCGTTAAAACTAGTTGTTTTTGTCATGCTGAATTTATTTCAGCATCTCTTTTGTCTTGAAAAGACCCTGAAACAAGTTCAGGGTGACATATCAACTGTTAATAGATTTAAAAGGGAGGCTCCACGCTTCCCTTTTTATTATGACTTTACAAGGGCTTTTTCAGCCTCTTTTATATTTTCCGGTGTTCCTACGTGCAGCCACTTTGAGTCATGAGCCAGACCGAATACTCTTGATAGGCTACCATCGTTATGGTGGTACTTTTGATGCAGAAAATCGCGGTAAACCGAGAACGGTTTTTCCTCCATATCCTTGAATATGTCAGGCTTTATAAGCATAACACCAGTAAATACATAATCACATTTATCATTTTCAGGTTTTATTAAATGCCCGTCATCGGCAAGGTTAAAGTCCCCTTGCCCATC
This DNA window, taken from Alphaproteobacteria bacterium CG11_big_fil_rev_8_21_14_0_20_39_49, encodes the following:
- a CDS encoding DNA-directed RNA polymerase subunit omega → MARVTVEDCAEVVHSRFELVALAAQRAKAISSGAEITVSRNNDKNPVVALREIANESVNIDALREELIKGSQEKVNVDQYGVEEVSIENESGGFVSEATEELAAMQPQKGAAAQSEDNIYGGDDIDFED